The Synergistaceae bacterium genome contains a region encoding:
- a CDS encoding ABC transporter ATP-binding protein → MSSPVKFLLSYTRKYSLKICLSMLFMLASSGLNVLPPYLFKTVVDDVLISRNVFMLNMICVAIVVIFGLKAITTYFQRYLMNDAGQSAVMDIRIALYDHMQRMSLAKIYASRIGELMSRITGDVAVLQNIVTSTIVDLLFNLVTFLGMFAFIIYLNWRLTCLIVLVLPVVGFLLSFASKKLRKAGHNVQEHLADITATAQEAFSAIRVVRSFATEDMELERFRTANAENYNALMSAVSIQGVLAGVIEEFLIAALAVVFWFGGQNVIEGTLTPGELISFIGYIAFMVQPIRSVMNSMSTLQTGIASAERICEMLDAPVEGSTGDEGINPGRLSGAVKFEGVSFSYEDGQEVLKGIDLDVKAGEKIAIVGATGSGKSTLADLIPRFYDPTAGRILVDGQDIRTLSLKDLRRQIGIVPQECVLMKGTIAFNIAYGIDKPDMQKIAEAAEIADIRSFIESLPEKYETEVGERGVTLSGGQRQRIAIARAVIRDPRILILDEATSSLDAAVEQAVQKAINQAMKGRTSFIIAHRLTTIREADRILVLEDGKFTQSGTHEELLRAGGLYADLYRMQFGEVR, encoded by the coding sequence ATGAGCAGCCCGGTAAAGTTCCTCCTCTCCTACACGCGCAAATATTCCCTGAAGATTTGCCTGTCCATGCTGTTCATGCTCGCGTCTTCGGGGCTTAACGTCCTGCCTCCGTACCTGTTCAAGACCGTTGTTGATGACGTGCTTATCTCGCGAAATGTCTTCATGCTGAACATGATCTGCGTTGCCATCGTCGTAATCTTCGGGCTCAAAGCGATAACGACATACTTTCAGCGTTACCTGATGAACGACGCTGGGCAGAGTGCCGTGATGGACATACGCATAGCCCTCTATGACCACATGCAGAGGATGAGCCTCGCGAAAATTTACGCCTCGCGCATAGGAGAGCTCATGAGCAGGATAACGGGCGATGTTGCTGTGTTACAGAACATAGTAACGAGCACGATAGTCGACCTGCTCTTCAACCTAGTAACGTTCTTGGGAATGTTCGCGTTCATCATCTACCTGAACTGGCGGCTGACGTGCTTAATCGTGCTTGTCCTGCCGGTAGTGGGATTCCTGCTGTCGTTCGCCTCAAAGAAACTCCGCAAGGCAGGGCACAACGTACAGGAGCACTTGGCCGACATTACGGCGACAGCGCAGGAGGCTTTCAGCGCGATACGCGTTGTGAGGTCATTCGCGACTGAGGACATGGAGCTGGAACGTTTCAGGACTGCCAACGCGGAGAACTACAACGCGCTGATGTCCGCAGTGTCGATTCAGGGAGTTCTGGCGGGAGTGATTGAGGAGTTCCTTATTGCCGCGCTGGCTGTGGTGTTCTGGTTCGGGGGGCAGAACGTCATAGAGGGTACATTAACGCCCGGAGAATTAATCTCATTCATCGGGTACATAGCCTTCATGGTTCAGCCAATACGTTCGGTGATGAACAGCATGAGTACACTTCAGACGGGGATAGCGAGCGCGGAAAGAATCTGTGAGATGCTTGATGCTCCTGTAGAAGGTTCAACAGGCGACGAGGGGATAAATCCCGGCAGGCTTTCTGGGGCTGTGAAGTTCGAGGGAGTGTCGTTTAGCTACGAGGACGGACAGGAAGTGCTTAAGGGTATTGACCTCGACGTGAAGGCTGGCGAGAAAATCGCGATTGTCGGAGCGACGGGCTCGGGAAAATCTACGCTCGCAGACCTTATCCCTCGATTCTATGACCCGACGGCAGGACGAATCCTAGTTGACGGCCAAGACATACGAACGCTCTCACTTAAGGATTTGCGCCGTCAGATAGGGATTGTGCCGCAGGAATGCGTGCTGATGAAGGGAACAATAGCCTTCAATATAGCTTACGGCATCGACAAACCCGACATGCAGAAGATTGCAGAGGCGGCGGAGATTGCGGACATTCGGAGCTTCATTGAGAGCCTCCCTGAGAAGTACGAAACCGAAGTCGGAGAACGCGGCGTAACCCTTTCCGGCGGACAGCGTCAGAGAATCGCCATAGCCCGCGCGGTAATCCGAGACCCGAGAATACTAATCCTCGACGAGGCTACGAGCTCGCTTGATGCGGCAGTAGAACAGGCTGTGCAGAAGGCAATCAACCAGGCGATGAAGGGCAGAACGTCATTCATCATCGCGCACCGTCTCACAACAATACGTGAGGCCGACAGAATATTAGTGCTCGAGGACGGAAAGTTCACGCAGTCAGGTACTCATGAAGAACTGCTGAGAGCCGGAGGGCTTTACGCTGACTTGTACCGTATGCAGTTCGGCGAGGTGCGGTGA